The Pyruvatibacter sp. HU-CL02332 genome includes a window with the following:
- the argS gene encoding arginine--tRNA ligase produces the protein MNLFSDIRTVLLQTLETLSSGGTLPGDLDLGNVTVEPPRDPSHGDIATNAAMVLAKQAKMKPRDIADAIAAEITSHPSIASAEVAGPGFINLRLAEDLMRAQVTGVLEAGEKFGDADVGGGRKVNVEYVSANPTGPMHVGHCRGAIFGDALANLLNKAGYDVAREYYINDAGGQIEVLARSAFLRYREALGETIGDIPEGLYPGDYLVPVGQALAAEHGKSLSDMDEAEWLPIVKDASIDAMMAMIRDDLAALDIHHKVFFSERDLGRSDEQGSKLAEAIDLLDGKGLLYTGVLEPPKGKKPDDWEARPQLLFKATEFGDDVDRALKKSDGTHTYFAADIAYHLDKYRRGFNEMIDVWGADHGGYIKRMQAAVKALSDGEGSLDVKICQMVKLFRAGEPVKMSKRSGEFVTLRDVVDEVGRDVVRFMMLTRKNDAPLDFDFAAVMEQSKDNPVFYVQYAHARICSVLRLAADDFPDADLSDAALATTDLSPLDDEAELALIKLMAGFPRLVEQAALSHEPHRVAFYLQDLAAGFHALWNKGKDDARLRFIHTDQPGVTMARLALIRAVALTLAAGLGILGVTPVKEMR, from the coding sequence ATGAACCTATTCAGCGATATCCGCACCGTCCTTTTGCAGACGCTTGAGACCCTGTCGTCCGGCGGCACACTTCCGGGCGACCTGGACCTTGGCAATGTGACGGTTGAGCCGCCGCGCGATCCGTCACATGGGGACATCGCCACCAATGCTGCCATGGTTCTGGCCAAGCAGGCCAAGATGAAGCCGCGCGACATTGCAGACGCGATCGCCGCTGAAATCACCTCTCATCCTTCCATTGCATCTGCGGAAGTTGCTGGCCCCGGCTTCATCAATTTGCGCCTGGCTGAAGACCTCATGCGCGCGCAGGTAACAGGCGTGCTCGAGGCGGGAGAAAAATTCGGCGATGCAGATGTTGGCGGCGGGCGGAAGGTGAATGTGGAATACGTCTCCGCCAATCCAACAGGCCCGATGCATGTGGGCCACTGCCGTGGCGCCATATTTGGCGACGCGCTGGCGAACCTTCTCAACAAGGCCGGATACGATGTGGCGCGCGAGTACTACATCAATGATGCTGGCGGTCAGATTGAAGTCCTGGCGCGCTCGGCCTTCCTGCGATATCGCGAAGCACTTGGCGAGACCATTGGCGACATCCCGGAAGGTCTTTATCCGGGCGACTATCTGGTGCCGGTGGGACAAGCCCTTGCGGCAGAACACGGCAAGAGCCTGAGTGACATGGATGAGGCTGAATGGCTTCCCATCGTCAAAGACGCTTCCATTGATGCCATGATGGCGATGATCCGCGATGACCTTGCCGCCTTGGACATTCACCACAAGGTGTTTTTCTCCGAGCGCGATCTTGGCCGGTCGGACGAGCAGGGCTCGAAGCTGGCGGAAGCGATTGACCTGCTGGACGGCAAGGGCCTGCTCTATACGGGCGTTCTTGAACCACCCAAAGGCAAGAAGCCGGATGACTGGGAAGCGCGGCCGCAGCTTCTCTTCAAGGCCACTGAGTTTGGTGATGACGTCGATCGCGCACTCAAGAAATCTGACGGCACGCACACCTATTTTGCCGCCGACATTGCCTATCACCTGGACAAGTACCGGCGCGGCTTCAATGAGATGATTGATGTGTGGGGCGCCGACCACGGCGGCTACATCAAGCGCATGCAGGCAGCCGTCAAAGCCCTGTCCGATGGCGAAGGATCACTGGACGTCAAGATTTGCCAGATGGTGAAGCTCTTCCGCGCTGGCGAGCCGGTGAAGATGTCAAAGCGCTCCGGTGAATTCGTTACCCTGCGGGATGTGGTGGATGAAGTGGGCCGCGACGTGGTGCGGTTCATGATGCTCACCCGCAAGAACGACGCACCGTTGGACTTCGACTTTGCAGCGGTGATGGAACAGTCCAAGGACAATCCGGTCTTTTACGTTCAGTACGCCCATGCGCGGATCTGTTCGGTGCTGCGGCTGGCGGCTGATGATTTCCCGGATGCTGATCTGTCTGACGCGGCCCTGGCAACAACAGACCTGTCTCCCCTGGATGACGAAGCCGAGCTGGCGCTTATCAAGCTCATGGCCGGTTTCCCGAGGCTGGTGGAGCAGGCGGCCCTGTCCCATGAACCTCATCGTGTCGCATTCTATCTGCAAGATCTGGCTGCCGGGTTCCATGCATTGTGGAATAAAGGCAAGGATGACGCCCGGTTGCGGTTTATCCACACAGATCAACCGGGTGTTACCATGGCCCGTCTGGCTTTGATTCGCGCAGTAGCGCTTACGCTGGCCGCGGGGCTTGGAATACTTGGCGTCACCCCGGTTAAGGAAATGCGCTAG
- a CDS encoding SPOR domain-containing protein produces MSNMDQDDDRYARSAFDPVMVDEMDTYDATDEDDEPAGRGWLMLIVVLAVLAALAGVVYFAYQQGREEGIRTAPPIVRADGGPEKVAPQEPGGMEIPHQDKEIFERINGDSTAGDVEAGVERLLPPPEEPGTIPTAPAAPTPAPAAEATPPAAEPVAPVAVAPTPAPTPAPTPAPVAQPTAPAASTGGWVIQIGSFRDQARAQTEWAGLQRKHAGILAAATADIQRADLGDRGIWYRLRAATYATKGAAETACGSLKAAGTDCLVRKR; encoded by the coding sequence ATGTCCAATATGGATCAAGATGATGACCGGTATGCGCGCAGCGCGTTTGACCCGGTGATGGTCGATGAAATGGACACCTACGACGCCACCGACGAAGACGATGAGCCTGCGGGCCGCGGCTGGCTGATGTTGATCGTGGTGCTGGCTGTTTTGGCGGCCCTCGCGGGGGTTGTCTATTTCGCCTATCAGCAGGGCCGTGAAGAAGGCATTCGCACAGCACCACCAATCGTGCGCGCCGATGGCGGACCTGAGAAAGTGGCTCCTCAGGAGCCTGGCGGAATGGAAATTCCCCATCAGGACAAAGAGATTTTCGAGCGGATCAATGGGGACAGCACAGCTGGTGACGTGGAAGCGGGCGTAGAACGCCTTCTGCCGCCGCCAGAAGAGCCGGGCACCATTCCAACCGCACCTGCAGCGCCGACACCGGCACCCGCAGCTGAAGCCACGCCTCCGGCGGCTGAACCAGTTGCACCTGTTGCTGTGGCACCGACACCCGCGCCAACTCCGGCACCAACACCTGCGCCAGTTGCTCAGCCAACGGCTCCTGCAGCGTCCACCGGGGGATGGGTCATACAGATTGGTTCTTTCCGGGATCAGGCGCGTGCCCAGACCGAATGGGCAGGCCTTCAGCGCAAACATGCCGGTATCCTTGCGGCTGCAACGGCTGACATTCAGCGGGCAGACCTGGGCGATCGGGGCATCTGGTATCGTCTGCGTGCTGCGACCTATGCCACCAAGGGTGCTGCAGAGACTGCCTGTGGCAGTCTCAAAGCCGCAGGAACTGACTGTCTGGTGCGTAAGCGCTAA
- the nagZ gene encoding beta-N-acetylhexosaminidase, with protein sequence MAESGAQALQVQAAIYGCEGLTLSEAEIRFFQDANPWGFILFARNVDTPAQVAALCDSLRDTVGRDAPILIDQEGGRVARLKPPHWRKYPPVRTYGDLFQQDKAAGLEACELGAFLIGQELRSLGIDVDCVPLADVPQPGAHDIIGDRAYGETPEQVIALARAAATGLEQAGVLPVLKHIPGHGRAGVDSHEDLPVVDASADSLREIDFRPFVSLADLPLGMTAHVVFTALDPKNPATTSGDVIRLIREEIGFDGLLMGDDLSMKALGGSMESRVTESIGAGCDLVLHCNGHMDEMEAVASATSSLSPPALLRSEMALSRRKPFSGESVTAAVQRWDELLSASA encoded by the coding sequence ATGGCGGAAAGTGGCGCGCAGGCGCTTCAGGTGCAGGCTGCCATTTACGGCTGTGAAGGCCTGACGCTGTCAGAAGCGGAAATTCGGTTTTTCCAGGATGCAAACCCGTGGGGTTTCATCCTGTTTGCCCGCAATGTGGATACACCGGCGCAGGTCGCAGCCCTGTGTGACTCCCTGAGAGACACAGTGGGCCGGGACGCACCGATCCTGATTGATCAGGAAGGCGGACGCGTCGCGCGTCTCAAGCCGCCGCATTGGCGCAAATACCCGCCGGTGCGGACCTATGGCGACCTCTTTCAGCAGGACAAGGCTGCAGGGCTTGAAGCCTGCGAGCTGGGCGCGTTCCTGATTGGTCAGGAGCTGCGTTCCCTTGGCATTGATGTGGATTGCGTGCCGCTCGCGGACGTTCCACAGCCCGGTGCGCATGACATCATCGGGGATCGGGCCTATGGCGAAACGCCCGAGCAGGTCATCGCGCTTGCCCGCGCGGCAGCAACCGGGCTTGAACAGGCGGGTGTGCTGCCGGTGCTCAAGCATATTCCCGGTCATGGCCGGGCAGGGGTGGATAGCCACGAAGACCTGCCGGTGGTCGATGCCTCTGCCGACAGCCTGCGCGAGATAGACTTTCGGCCGTTCGTGTCGCTGGCGGACCTGCCCCTGGGCATGACGGCGCACGTGGTGTTTACGGCCCTTGATCCCAAAAATCCGGCAACAACCAGTGGCGATGTCATTCGTCTGATCCGCGAGGAGATCGGATTTGACGGGCTTCTCATGGGGGATGATCTCTCCATGAAGGCCCTTGGTGGATCAATGGAAAGCCGTGTCACCGAATCGATTGGTGCAGGGTGTGACCTGGTCCTGCACTGCAATGGGCACATGGATGAGATGGAAGCGGTGGCAAGCGCGACATCCAGCCTCTCTCCACCGGCCTTACTGCGCTCAGAAATGGCGCTTTCCCGCCGAAAACCCTTCAGTGGCGAATCGGTTACAGCCGCAGTTCAGAGATGGGATGAACTTCTCAGTGCAAGTGCTTGA
- a CDS encoding ScpA family protein translates to MSPGEVYDFESGAPRETDASNADVDPRSLVIDVDGFEGPLDLLLTLARSQKVDLAKISILELAEQYLAFVEEAKKLELELAADYLVMASWLAFLKSRLLLPPPEEDEEPSAEEMAARLAFRLQRLEAMRESAAKLMARDRLGRDIFARGMPEGVRVIKKSQYSAEIYDLLKAYSTQRAVQKIDRLKMARQPVLTIEEARTRLESMLGTLIDWGLIDSLVPPEFSEGKDRRSGIASTFSASLEFAKHGKIELRQASPFAPLYARRIGDGSPNGPRLHTEEPVDAANGNAS, encoded by the coding sequence TTGAGCCCCGGCGAAGTCTACGATTTTGAAAGCGGCGCACCGCGAGAGACGGACGCATCCAACGCGGATGTTGATCCACGCTCGCTGGTCATTGATGTCGATGGCTTTGAAGGTCCGCTGGACCTGTTGCTGACACTTGCGCGGTCCCAGAAGGTCGATCTCGCCAAGATCTCCATTCTCGAGCTGGCCGAGCAGTATCTGGCCTTTGTTGAAGAAGCCAAGAAACTGGAGCTGGAACTCGCCGCTGACTATCTGGTCATGGCGTCGTGGCTGGCTTTCCTCAAAAGCCGCCTGCTGCTGCCGCCTCCGGAAGAGGACGAAGAGCCCAGCGCCGAAGAGATGGCCGCCCGGCTTGCCTTCCGTTTGCAGCGCCTCGAAGCCATGCGCGAGAGCGCGGCCAAGCTCATGGCGCGCGACCGGTTGGGTCGGGACATATTTGCCCGCGGCATGCCTGAAGGCGTCCGGGTCATCAAGAAGAGCCAGTACTCGGCTGAAATCTATGACCTGCTGAAAGCCTATTCGACACAACGTGCCGTCCAGAAGATTGATCGCCTTAAAATGGCCCGCCAGCCGGTGTTGACTATTGAAGAGGCGCGAACGCGACTTGAGAGCATGCTGGGGACACTGATTGACTGGGGCCTTATCGACAGTCTGGTTCCCCCGGAGTTTTCCGAAGGCAAGGATCGCCGGTCAGGTATTGCCAGCACGTTCTCAGCCAGCCTTGAGTTCGCAAAACACGGCAAGATTGAACTCCGGCAGGCCAGCCCTTTCGCGCCGCTCTACGCACGGCGCATCGGAGATGGGTCACCAAACGGGCCGCGACTACACACAGAAGAGCCGGTTGATGCAGCAAACGGAAACGCCTCATGA
- the scpB gene encoding SMC-Scp complex subunit ScpB, producing MTNAPRRAETHDMHEDDDIEEEAVGSETEAADAASSEAEASSEDAAETSNVASISDENRAKTLRMVEALLFAASEPLDVKSLAQRLPEGTDVPGLLTELQAFYAPRGVNLVPVGGKWLMRTAEDLSFLLQREAVQMKKLSRPAMETLAIIAYHQPVTRAEIEEIRGVSVSTGTLDVLLETGWMRLRGRRKTPGRPLTYGTSEDFLVHFGLESVRDLPGVDDLKAAGLLDARLPPDFSVPQPGDDQLADDEEELAEDDSGEELLIGEASDEVIPEPVASTEDETTSEAAEPAGDNEADADNRE from the coding sequence ATGACGAACGCACCGCGCAGGGCTGAAACACACGACATGCACGAAGATGACGATATCGAGGAGGAGGCCGTCGGTTCTGAGACCGAAGCGGCTGACGCTGCGTCTTCAGAAGCAGAGGCCTCAAGTGAGGACGCTGCAGAAACGTCAAATGTCGCCAGCATCTCTGATGAAAACCGGGCCAAGACACTTCGGATGGTCGAAGCGCTGCTTTTTGCTGCTTCAGAGCCACTCGATGTGAAGAGCCTGGCTCAGCGCCTTCCCGAAGGTACGGATGTGCCGGGGCTGCTGACTGAACTGCAGGCGTTCTACGCGCCGCGCGGCGTCAATCTTGTGCCCGTGGGCGGCAAGTGGCTCATGCGGACGGCAGAAGACCTTTCGTTCCTACTGCAGCGTGAAGCTGTGCAGATGAAGAAGCTGTCACGGCCCGCCATGGAAACACTGGCGATCATTGCCTACCACCAGCCCGTGACCCGCGCCGAAATCGAAGAAATCCGCGGTGTATCGGTGTCCACTGGGACGCTGGATGTACTGCTGGAAACAGGCTGGATGCGCCTGCGCGGTCGCCGCAAGACCCCAGGTCGCCCACTGACCTACGGCACCTCTGAAGACTTTCTCGTTCACTTTGGGCTGGAAAGCGTACGGGACCTTCCCGGCGTTGATGATCTCAAGGCGGCCGGTTTGCTGGACGCCCGTCTTCCACCGGACTTCTCAGTGCCTCAGCCAGGTGATGATCAACTGGCCGATGACGAAGAGGAACTGGCCGAAGATGACAGCGGCGAAGAGCTCTTGATCGGCGAAGCCTCTGATGAAGTCATCCCGGAGCCTGTTGCTTCAACTGAGGATGAAACCACCTCGGAGGCAGCCGAGCCGGCAGGCGACAATGAGGCGGACGCAGATAATCGCGAATAA
- a CDS encoding ABC transporter ATP-binding protein — translation MTARLSFKGIAHQYDVQLALQDLSLDVAAGEVVCLLGPSGCGKTTTLRIAAGVERPTTGRVEIDQTVVAGPGVFVPPEKRGVGLMFQDYALFPHLTVLDNVKFGLHQHAKDEREPIALRALEGVGMTRYAHVYPSVLSGGEQQRVALARAMAPGPRIMLMDEPFSGLDNRLRDSVRDEALSLIDQSGASALLVTHDPEEAMRMADRIALLRKGKLVQVGTPQELYYQPVDAEAAAFFSDVNRCGGTVEGGLITCALGTFPAPNIAEGTKVDIVLRPTAIELGSGGVGVAAIVRRARLLGEESLIEIEVDGHDGLVHVRVRGAWLPAEGTSVRAAAAPDRALIFADNALVSGGESTVNRQR, via the coding sequence ATGACCGCTCGGCTCTCCTTCAAAGGCATCGCGCATCAATATGATGTGCAGCTGGCACTCCAGGACCTTTCCCTGGACGTGGCAGCTGGCGAGGTCGTGTGTCTGCTTGGACCTTCGGGGTGCGGCAAGACAACGACGCTTCGCATCGCAGCGGGTGTTGAGCGTCCGACCACTGGCCGTGTCGAAATTGACCAGACTGTGGTCGCGGGCCCCGGTGTGTTTGTGCCACCGGAAAAACGCGGTGTCGGCCTCATGTTCCAGGATTATGCGCTGTTTCCGCATCTCACGGTGCTGGACAACGTGAAGTTCGGCCTGCATCAGCATGCCAAGGACGAACGCGAGCCGATTGCGTTGCGGGCACTGGAGGGTGTCGGCATGACACGCTATGCCCACGTCTATCCAAGTGTGTTGTCCGGCGGTGAACAGCAGCGCGTGGCGCTGGCACGGGCGATGGCACCAGGACCGCGCATCATGCTGATGGACGAGCCATTCTCAGGGTTGGACAACAGGCTGCGGGACAGCGTGCGGGATGAAGCCCTATCCCTGATTGACCAGTCAGGTGCCAGCGCATTGCTGGTGACCCATGATCCGGAAGAAGCCATGCGCATGGCGGATCGCATCGCGCTCCTGCGCAAGGGCAAGCTGGTGCAGGTTGGAACGCCGCAAGAGCTCTATTACCAGCCCGTGGACGCAGAGGCCGCCGCATTCTTCAGTGATGTGAACCGCTGTGGTGGCACTGTTGAGGGCGGGCTCATCACCTGTGCCCTTGGCACATTTCCAGCCCCCAACATTGCTGAGGGCACGAAAGTGGACATCGTGCTGCGTCCAACTGCCATTGAACTTGGCAGCGGTGGGGTCGGGGTGGCAGCAATCGTCCGCCGTGCCCGCCTGCTTGGGGAGGAAAGCCTCATAGAGATTGAGGTAGATGGCCACGACGGCCTTGTTCACGTTCGCGTACGGGGTGCATGGCTGCCGGCGGAGGGCACAAGCGTTCGGGCGGCAGCAGCCCCTGATCGGGCCTTGATTTTTGCGGATAATGCGCTTGTTTCTGGTGGCGAGAGCACAGTTAACCGTCAGCGCTGA
- a CDS encoding twin-arginine translocase TatA/TatE family subunit, protein MGLSIWQILIVVVLVILLFGRGKISDLMGDVAQGIKSFRKGMSDDDAGNASAGKTIEGESVDGNATVDAKDTAQRETLKN, encoded by the coding sequence ATGGGACTGAGCATCTGGCAGATCCTTATCGTCGTCGTGCTGGTCATTCTCCTTTTCGGCCGTGGCAAGATTTCTGATCTCATGGGTGATGTTGCCCAAGGCATCAAGAGCTTCCGCAAAGGCATGAGCGATGACGACGCAGGCAACGCTTCGGCTGGAAAAACAATCGAAGGGGAGAGCGTTGACGGTAACGCCACCGTCGATGCCAAAGATACGGCACAGCGCGAAACGCTAAAGAACTAG
- the tatB gene encoding Sec-independent protein translocase protein TatB, translating to MFDIGWFELLILMALAVIVVGPKDLPKMMTTVGRYVARARSMAAEFQRGFEDLAKETELEELKREIDRVGEGDILSSPPPIRPNEDEDAPAKDAKSDTPLKTVRTEAGGETVAPGERG from the coding sequence GTGTTTGATATCGGCTGGTTTGAGCTCCTCATACTAATGGCACTCGCCGTCATCGTGGTGGGTCCAAAAGACCTGCCCAAAATGATGACGACGGTTGGCCGGTACGTAGCCCGCGCGCGGTCCATGGCAGCCGAGTTTCAACGTGGCTTTGAAGACCTGGCGAAGGAAACCGAACTGGAAGAACTCAAGCGCGAAATTGATCGTGTAGGAGAGGGCGACATTCTTTCTTCTCCGCCTCCCATTCGTCCGAATGAGGACGAAGACGCACCGGCCAAAGACGCGAAGTCTGACACACCGCTCAAAACTGTCCGCACTGAAGCCGGCGGCGAAACCGTTGCACCGGGAGAACGCGGGTGA
- the tatC gene encoding twin-arginine translocase subunit TatC produces the protein MSERDGTDDIEASRAPLLEHLIELRTRLIKALIAFVIAFCITFYFAEDIYAYLTQPLAEALSGDPGRRLIYTALQETFFTYIKVAMFAALCLSFPFVAGQVWLFIAPGLYRDERGAFLPFLAATPVLFILGASLVFYFIMPMATEFFLGFETTGGDGALPIQLEAKVNEYLSLVMTLIFAFGLAFQLPVLLMLMGRAGLVSADGLAKQRKYAVVGAFAAAAILTPPDPISQIGLGVPIILLYEISIIGVRMIEKKRAEKQAAETGNEVA, from the coding sequence GTGAGTGAACGCGACGGCACCGATGACATTGAGGCCAGCCGGGCACCTCTCCTTGAGCACCTCATCGAGCTACGCACACGGCTCATCAAGGCGCTGATCGCGTTTGTCATCGCCTTTTGCATCACCTTTTATTTTGCCGAAGACATTTACGCCTATCTGACGCAGCCCCTGGCTGAGGCCCTGTCCGGCGACCCGGGCCGCCGCCTGATCTACACAGCCCTGCAGGAAACTTTCTTCACCTACATCAAGGTCGCGATGTTTGCGGCCCTGTGTCTGTCGTTCCCGTTTGTTGCCGGGCAGGTGTGGCTGTTCATTGCGCCGGGCCTCTATCGCGATGAGCGCGGGGCGTTCCTGCCATTCCTCGCGGCGACGCCCGTCCTGTTCATACTGGGTGCGTCGCTGGTGTTCTATTTCATCATGCCGATGGCAACTGAGTTCTTTCTGGGTTTTGAAACGACCGGCGGTGACGGTGCCTTGCCAATTCAGCTGGAAGCCAAGGTCAACGAATATCTGTCTTTGGTAATGACCCTGATCTTCGCCTTTGGCCTCGCGTTTCAGCTGCCCGTGCTGCTGATGCTGATGGGCCGCGCAGGGCTCGTCTCCGCTGATGGTCTTGCCAAGCAACGCAAATATGCCGTCGTGGGGGCATTTGCCGCCGCAGCTATCCTGACGCCGCCAGACCCCATCAGCCAGATTGGCCTGGGTGTGCCCATTATCCTGCTCTACGAGATTTCCATCATCGGTGTTCGCATGATCGAGAAGAAGCGGGCTGAGAAGCAAGCAGCGGAAACCGGGAACGAGGTTGCCTAA
- the serS gene encoding serine--tRNA ligase: protein MHDVKWIRDNPDAFDAGLAKRGVAPHAADVLKIDEERRALISELQDVQSRRNDASKAIGKAKGQGDDAGAQALIDEVAKLKSVIQDGEDRQRQFDERIEAVLSGLPNIPLDDVPLGEDEDGNVEVRKHLEPRQLNFAPKEHFDLGEASGLMDFETAAKLSGARFVVLKGQLAKLERALANFMLDLHTTEFGYTEVAPPMLVRDAAMYGTAQLPKFVDDQFKTGAPDDEDAHWLIPTAEVPLTNLAREAIHSEEELPLRFTAFTQCFRKEAGSAGRDTRGMIRMHQFAKVELVSITTPETSNDEHERMTQCAEEVLKRLELPFRTMVLCTGDMGFGARKTYDLEVWLPGQDAYREISSCSQCGDFQARRMAARYRPTGEKSTRFTHTLNGSGLAVGRAMVAVLENYQQADGSVAIPDVLKPYMGGIETLELGASDA from the coding sequence ATGCATGACGTCAAATGGATACGCGACAACCCGGACGCATTTGATGCCGGGCTGGCCAAGCGCGGCGTGGCTCCTCACGCTGCTGATGTTCTGAAAATTGATGAAGAGCGCCGGGCGCTCATTTCAGAGCTGCAGGACGTCCAGTCACGGCGCAATGATGCCTCCAAGGCCATCGGCAAAGCCAAGGGTCAAGGCGATGACGCGGGCGCTCAGGCATTGATCGATGAAGTTGCAAAACTGAAAAGCGTCATTCAGGACGGCGAAGACCGGCAGCGTCAATTCGACGAGCGGATTGAGGCGGTGCTGTCCGGTCTGCCGAACATCCCGCTTGATGATGTGCCCCTTGGTGAAGACGAAGATGGCAATGTCGAAGTGCGAAAGCACCTCGAACCACGCCAGCTCAATTTTGCACCCAAGGAACATTTCGATCTGGGTGAGGCCAGTGGCCTCATGGATTTTGAAACAGCGGCCAAACTATCCGGTGCTCGCTTTGTGGTTCTCAAAGGCCAGCTGGCCAAACTTGAACGCGCCTTGGCCAACTTCATGCTCGACCTGCACACCACAGAGTTTGGCTATACGGAAGTGGCGCCGCCCATGCTCGTGCGCGACGCGGCAATGTATGGCACCGCACAGCTACCGAAATTTGTGGACGATCAGTTCAAGACCGGCGCGCCGGATGATGAAGACGCGCACTGGCTCATTCCAACAGCCGAAGTGCCGCTGACCAATCTTGCGCGTGAAGCCATCCATTCCGAAGAAGAGCTGCCCCTTCGGTTCACAGCCTTCACCCAGTGCTTTCGCAAGGAAGCAGGATCGGCAGGGCGCGACACGCGCGGCATGATCCGTATGCACCAGTTTGCAAAAGTGGAACTGGTCAGCATCACGACGCCGGAAACATCCAACGATGAACACGAGCGCATGACCCAGTGCGCTGAAGAAGTACTCAAGCGGCTGGAACTACCGTTCCGGACCATGGTGCTGTGCACGGGCGACATGGGCTTCGGCGCGCGCAAGACCTATGACCTTGAAGTCTGGCTGCCGGGTCAGGATGCGTATCGTGAGATTTCATCCTGCTCTCAGTGTGGCGACTTTCAGGCTCGCCGCATGGCTGCGCGCTATCGGCCAACGGGCGAGAAGAGCACGCGCTTTACGCACACACTCAATGGCTCTGGGCTGGCCGTGGGCCGCGCCATGGTCGCGGTTCTTGAGAACTATCAGCAGGCCGATGGGTCTGTCGCCATTCCAGATGTACTGAAGCCCTATATGGGTGGCATCGAAACTCTCGAACTGGGTGCATCAGATGCCTGA
- the surE gene encoding 5'/3'-nucleotidase SurE encodes MRILCTNDDGIHAPGLKTLEKIAKELSSDIWIVAPETEQSGAGHSLTLAHPLRVRKINRRKFAVSGTPTDCVLMAVKHLMLETPPDLVLSGVNRGQNIAEDVTYSGTIAAAMEGTVLGVPSIALSQAYGFEGREKVKWATAEHHGAALVSKLVEMGWPKDVLMNVNFPDVLHTAVKEVEVTVQGKRDQSNALIDTRMDARDTAYHWLGFQKILSNPPEGTDLRAIYAGRISVTPLHMDLTHKTTRRAMAKELGGTPPKSVTPVTWAPVDRTNGRKPSK; translated from the coding sequence TTGCGTATTCTGTGTACCAATGATGACGGTATCCATGCTCCGGGCCTCAAGACACTTGAGAAAATTGCCAAGGAGCTTTCCAGCGACATCTGGATCGTTGCACCGGAAACCGAGCAGTCCGGAGCCGGCCATTCGCTGACGCTGGCCCATCCGCTGCGTGTGCGCAAAATCAACAGGCGCAAATTTGCCGTGTCGGGAACACCAACCGACTGCGTGTTGATGGCCGTCAAACATCTGATGCTTGAGACGCCACCGGACCTGGTTTTGTCCGGCGTGAACCGTGGTCAGAATATTGCTGAAGACGTGACTTACTCCGGCACGATTGCAGCAGCCATGGAGGGGACCGTTCTGGGTGTACCGTCCATCGCGCTCAGCCAGGCCTATGGGTTTGAAGGTCGTGAGAAAGTGAAATGGGCGACGGCAGAACACCATGGTGCTGCTCTCGTATCCAAGCTTGTGGAAATGGGCTGGCCCAAGGACGTTCTCATGAACGTGAACTTCCCCGATGTGCTGCACACGGCAGTCAAAGAGGTGGAAGTGACCGTTCAGGGCAAACGCGACCAGAGCAACGCGTTGATCGATACACGCATGGACGCGCGCGATACCGCCTATCATTGGCTGGGCTTCCAGAAAATCCTTTCCAATCCGCCTGAGGGAACTGACTTGCGGGCTATCTATGCAGGTCGCATTTCGGTTACGCCGTTGCATATGGACCTCACGCACAAGACAACGCGGCGGGCCATGGCAAAGGAACTGGGTGGCACGCCGCCCAAGTCGGTCACGCCAGTTACCTGGGCCCCGGTTGACCGGACCAATGGGCGGAAACCATCCAAGTGA